TCCCTTCACCAAACCCTGCTTATGGCACAGAATGAAAATGCCACTAAATCCCAACAGAGTGGATCACAAGAATGACGACAATTATCACATACCAGCAAAGTAATCTGAAAATAAAGCACATTCACCGACCAAAATGACAGTTTACAGgtaaatgcataaaaaatggcTATGGTCTTCCACTTCGAGAGAAAGAAACGGATAGGAAAACTCCTTAACCCCCTCTATATGCTGCATCAATATATATACTGAACATTGAAGAATTCACAGGACGAAAGAAGACATTGATTGCTGAACCCAACATTTCCAAGAGCAATCTAGCAGATACACAGCTCAAACTTAAAACCGATTACAAGAACCTCAAATTTTAGGCACACTCTTGACTaattcctccctccctctctctctccagctgcCCGTGACCCCATCTCGACCCTCCCCATCTTAAAATCAACACGAGGCCGTGATCAACTGACCGAATCGCATTCAACGAAATCGACACAAACCAGAATCAACCGCTTCCATCTCTCTACTAAACATCCAAACCTAAACAATCCGAGCTGAACTTTGACCGAGGAAGTAAAAGTAGCGGGTTTTTCCGCGTCCGTACCTGGAGCTCGCCCAACAAGTCAGACAATTTCCCGTTCTGAAACAGTATCGTGCCAGTGTAGCCTGCGAAAGAACCGCGCAGCGTCAGATCGCGAGGAGAGAATTCGCACTGATACCAAAGTAGCGATTAGCGAgccgagagagaaagagagagagagctgaacCAGCTCCGACGAGGACCAGGATCTTCGAAAGCCCCATCCCAGCTTGCATAGCCATGGCTCTTCTTGGCGCAGATTCGATGAGAGAGCTAAAACTGACTTTGGTTGTTGGGGAAGAGGGCGAGTGAAGGAGGTTAGGGTGTCGACGTGTCGTGGAACTTTTCTGAAGCATGAACTTCCAAGCTTGGTTCTGGCGGAATGAAGACGACGTCGTGCTTCGAGCTTCCCTGCCACAGACGAGACGACGCCGTCTTTAATGGATGCACCGCCGTCTTCGAGTTGGGCTTGGGCACGGCCACCCTCTAACCATGGTCATGTCTACATTTAAGATCTcacgatccttttttttttttttcctttcttcattaAAATATACTCAATTAATTCTTTTATAAATATCCTATTAATTGATAAACGTGTTAATTTATAGCTCTATTTGATCTCTTAAGTATTTCGATGTTAAAATTTGACTATTTCTCATCTTATGAACGGTATTGTAAATTCCCGATcgattaaaggaaaaaaaattgtaaatttttgCTCTTTCTAGGTATAGACAACTATGCAAATAATTTTTTCCGTTAATTAATAACTCAAATATCTCGCACCGAGGTGATTTTGCAAAAGTTCCCGGATGCTAATTTTTGCATGCAATAAAAAATGCGTACGCTTTTTGCTAGTGTAACTAGTATTTAGTTATTGGGAAGAATAAAACCATTCGTTATAAAAAGTGATAGACACGAGATGCGCGGAAAATAAAGTGTTCCTTCGATTTGATCGGGAAGTATGGaactattttttcttgttttcctttaagCAATAGCTTTTTGAAGTtagatatgtttttcttttgtttatttgaattaaattaatttgggaaaaagccacaaaaaatcataaactatgcCCGTTGTGACACAtgtaccccaaactttttttatggcacatttatcccaaacttgtgCCCGTgcaacacatttacctcaaactttttattgtgacaccaaaaaccccaaacttatagagatatgacacatttatcccaaaatttgaagtaaatgagtcacacggatacaagtttaggatttttaatgtcgtaaaaaataatttagggtaaatatgtcacatgagtATACGTTTAGGGTTTTCTGAGTCATAAGAaaaaagttttgggtaaatgtatcacatgagtaaaagtttgagatttttgatgtcacaaaaaaaaagtttagagtaaatgtatcacaattgGCATGACTTaaggtttttggtgattttttcccaattaattttttatgttgCTAAGCCCTTTAATGTGTCCAAAAAGGTCGAGATGTTATGATTTTCCCACGTTTGCATCTTGCTAGCTAATGATATTAACCGGGTAATTATGATACTACTAATCGATAATTAAAGTGAATAATCGATGCTGAAGTATAATGTCCCCCCATCATTAAGCTTATCacgcaaaaatcaaattcaattagcGGAGGATCCGTGTAGGGCACTAACGGCCCACTTCGATTTGGTCATCGATCGCTACCGCACGATTTTGATTCGATgctaatttacattttgaccacAATGGGCCCTACACGGTTGGCCCAGTACAGCAAATTTCCGGCGACAAGGGTCCCGCACAGCATTACTGCGGGCCCACCGCCCTACGCTCGGCCGACTCGCGTCGAGATTTTCGTTTTCATGATAGAATATCACGCAATTTATTGCACGACGTTCTCATTATGACACTTCTGAAGTATAATTTTTACCTAAGAAGTATTTTTAGAGCAGAATTTTATTTGGTAATATAACTTATGtagtagaaatccgtttagttacgcaacttcatttttctacttctgaaattttattttattttttatttcagatttagttttggagccacttgaataagtaaaaaaatatttacttctctccaaaataaaaaaaaatcaacttctaatcaaaaattaatttctaaaatagaagtgttgtcatgctcgccttcaattctaaaattttttatttcgctaatttattcttaatttttcGGCGATATGCTAATGTAGCCCTTCCACCCAACTTTGATTCGTGTTTGTGGTTAAATTATcggaaattgtcaaaaaatttagaattaaattgataaattgctaaaaatgtttatgattgaaccGACAATGCTACATAGATATTAAGCTGTCCCAAAAAAGACAGAAAGGAGCTGGAGCAGAATAAAGGCatgcatgataaccattctatttctaaaatcaattttttgctagaaatagatttttctctttctagtttctagatgagtttttttagcaaaaaaaacgcatttgataaatatataaaatttatgttcatAAAACAGAAGTTTGtctgataacggttgaaaatttgcACTTCCggaatattattaacataaaatcttctaagaaaaatttatacttcatttttaattttgttaaatttctttaaaatataattttcattattaaaaaacattatttattatttaaaaataaaaattattatttatcttATACTTCGGCGGTGGTAATGGTTGCTGTGgctggcggtggcggcggcggtcaTGGGAGGTGGCGGTGGGCCGTAGCCTGTAGAGGTTGGTGGCCTACCGCAGTGGGTGGTGACGAGGCGCCGGGTGGAGGCTATGGGGTCGGTGGTTTGCGGCGGCCAACGGTGGTGGCAACGGCAGTGGGCGGTGGTGGTTGCTATAGCAATCGACGAGGGTTGGCAACGGCCGACAGTAGGCGGGGGCGAGTGGTGGGGGCGGCGACTGTCAAAGGAAGGGCGATAGAGAGTGCGATGAGggtttgagaaaaaatgaaggatTTTGGTtggttatttctcatttctctttcaaatttatttttgaaaaaaaaatattttagaaacagaaaaataaaatcatattattaaataaatttatattagaaataagtttggaacgGAAGTAGAAAACCATATGCGCGGTCTTGGAAATGATTCCAAAATCGCGGCATTAATATATAAAATTTTCGCAGAACATTGGGTGGGTTACCCGTTTCgggaaaaacaaaatggaaGCGGAGAGCGTGTTGGGGCCCGCGTGAAATGAAAGCAGCTATTCATTTCGCTTCCTCTCGGACATTATAATAGTTCCCACCTGCAAAAGGaaagcctctctctcctcctccttctcgagTTTGTTCGCGAGCCGCGATTCTGCTCTCCGGTCGATCCAAATCGATCGCCGCCATGGATTCCTTCCTCTGACACCGCGTCTTCTTCCCTTCGTCCACCGTCGTCGTCCCCCCTCGAAGGCTGAGGCTCAGTTTCGCCGATCGTTTCGATCCTGGACAGCTCATTCGGATATTCCAGATACTCGCCGCGTCTGCTAGCAAGTAAGCCTACGCTTTGATGCAACTTGTCGGCGTTGGTTTAGCCTTCTGTGGTTACTCGACGCTCTAGATCGCATGGTTTTGTCGTTCTGCCGTTTGTGGTTGAACCGGTTTTGGTTGATCCGCCGAGCGAATGCTCGTCGGTCTGGTGATAGGCTTGCGCGCGTGGTGGCTGGTGATGGATCTGAGTGTGTGTGTCCGTGATTGCCTGTGAGTGGAAGTTTTTGGAGTAATAATCCGTGCTCCGAGCTTTTGACCTTGGTCGTAGCTAGCATTTTACCTTTTGTTAGCTCACCGATCTTCGTTTAGAATGATCTTGCCCCCATGTTGCGGACGATTTTTTAAGGATTGATGGTCGGGCTTGCATTGATGTTGCTAGTGTCTTGTCAATTGATAGCTGATACTAAATTCGGGGGACTGCAAGTGCTTTATCCTTCATTGCATATTCTAGCTGCTTACATAGAGTTGGGGAAGATACTCAAGTGGTTGTAAACTGGTCTTGGTTTCAGAGGGTAGCTTTTGTTTTGATGTCTTATGGCTGGGGTTCTTGATAAGCTTGCATCAATAAGAACATGAATAATTTCTCTTGGCTGTTCTCACCTGCCACAGTAGCTGATATCATCTTATGACTTCAACAAGCTCCAATGGTCGTATGTGTGGTTGTATCTCGACCGATGCTCGGTGAGCAGTGCATTCATAATGGCTTTTGGTCTATTAATAGGCGGTGAGGATGTCAACTCCTGCAAGGAAAAGACTTATGAGGGATTTTAAGAGGTTGCAACAGGATCCTCCAGCGGGCGTCAGTGGTGCCCCTCATGAAAACAACATAATGCTGTGGAATGCTGTTATATTTGGGTGCGTGATGGTAAACGGAACTTAATGGCACATGAGTTCTTGTTTAGTTTCTTATTGTCGTTTAAATCGTAATTGCCCTTTTAATCTGGTTGGGAAGGTCTGATCTAACATGACTTGAACATTTTCTGTTGCAGCCCTGATGACACTCCTTGGGATGGAGGTAAAGCTCAATGACTTTGTTTTTCCTCAGATTGTATTGTTTTGACTTATGTTCTAATTTAAATTCCTCTTAACCCCGTATCAAATGTTTTTCATTCGCGGTATGCTTTCGTGTTTATCGTGGAAGGGTTATGAAAACTGTTGTATTCATAGTTGCGCCGGTTAATCTCAAAGTTTTATATTGGATAGACATCGTTCCCAAGGCTGTTAAAAGTGGGATTGGATTAGTATGATGGGGCTGTCTGAAGGATCGAATTGCTGGATTGGATTGAGCATTGTGAgatgctaaaactttcaaacacTATGATATTATCGaacaattatttgaaatttgctaaTTATGATCTCTTGTGAGCTCAAAGCTCCACACTGTGTGATTTTAAATGCTCACACCATTTCATAACCAGAATTAAAGAATAGTCAATATTTATATAACCTAAAATATCAAGATACAAATACTTCTAGACGGGGGACTTTTCAAATTGGATTGGTAGGAGTGCACTGTTTGTAATATTTGGATAACGATATTTTCTTAAGTTTTAAAATCATAGAACTGGGAGATCCTACTATTTGGGTTGGGATTTCAACAACCATGATCGTTCCCTAGTGATGATTAACAGACTCCGACTGCTTATTTGCTTATAAACTTATGCTAATTTGTATGAGTATTTAAAGAATGAACATAATTGAGGACCCCTTTGCCATCTCTGATTCGGTTTGGTATGTGTACAATAATGCCTTTTTATGAATCACATAGATGAGTTCCTTTGGGGTGGTGCAGATTATACATTGAACCTGTTTGAAATTGCTTAGGAATTGGTGAGTCCATACAATCTCTATGACATTTGGTGAACTTGCTGTAATGACTTTACTGTAGATGGGATCTATCAGACAACCTTGACTGGCCTACCTATGCTTTTGGGTGTGTTTGGTTTAAGCTACATATTAGGTCCACTGTCCGGacgcatttaaaaaaattccacttgATGCATCCGGTCCATAGTACTTAGATGCTTTATCAACATTGACTAATTTCTGTTCTATTAAATCATTATGACTGCCTCACATGGGCTGTGCTTCAACGTAAAAGGTCCACTGTTACTTGCTCACTTATTAGGTCTATGCTTCTGTGCTATGCTGAGATTAATGTTTGTGAACACAAAAGAGAGGATAAGTGTATGAGACAAACTGAACTTAAGTATGTGGATAATGCCAATATTCATCCATCTTTGGTGCCGGTAAGAATGTTGGAGGGTGATTGAAAAGTATTCTATATGTGTGCACTAACAAGGACATATCTTCTTGCAAAAAGTTCGACCTCGGTGAGTGAGAGTGTAGCGCTGAAGGAAGGAATTTGAATACCTATACGCAACCACTTAATTCAAAGCTTCCTCTTGTCTTAGAGATGAGTGCCCGGAAACAATTCCTCAGGTCTATGtgcctttgtttttttggtggtttttttcaTTGTCTTTGGGGTggagtagttttttttttgtgggggtggTTGAGAGAGATGCTTTTAACTGATCTTTGTTTGCTTCGTCTTTGTTTGTTCTTGAGAGGAATTGCAAATGGAGTGAGAGGGGGCTACTTGGGTTTCTATACTGAAGTTTACTGACtttgtttaattttcttttttttagtagtGGAGGGTGAAGCACATGACTATCCATTTATCTCGTGCCTTCCTTTTAGTGATACAGTGCAAACCTGTTCAGGCCACATTGAAATAGTTTCTTCACTTGAAGAAGCTTAAGAAAATAGCAAATTAGGATGTTAAACCTAATGTTTGAAAAAGGAATTCTCATCCTTGTAGATTAGATGCTTAATCAGTGGTCACAACTATCTCAATGGACTTCTTCTTTGCACTCAATCGGCAATTTTGTTTTGTATCTTTCTTGTATGGGGTCTGTAAAGTCCAGATCACGTCTGCAACTTCTCCATGTGAGATGTCATCTTTCTGTATCGTTTTCTTTTGCATAATTCCAATTAGCTTTCAGAAGTTGAAAAAAAGATCTTACAATTGGTAGAAATCAGTACAAAGCAACAATGTAAAGCTAGAGTAGGAAAAGGAATATGGGGTTGGGATGAAGTAAGAGGTGTTTCTTTAACTTTTTTCTGCAGTCATTCCACATGTGCGTTTCTCTTTTCCCGTGACAATGGTTTTTCAGATTCACTTGCCTTGATTTCACCAATGCTTGACTGGAACTGACTAAATAGCTAAGTTTTGTTTCCTGTGCAGTCAACGCACAATGTTTATTCTTCTCTCTGCTCCTCATGTCTGTCCTATATCTTTCTGGATATGCAGGAACGTTCAAATTGACGCTTCAGTTTTCAGAAGAATATCCTAATAAGCCACCAACTGTGCGATTTGTTTCAAGAATGTTCCATCCAAACAGTAAGTTCAAATCATATCACAATTTTATGGTAGTTCAGATGCAGGCTGTAAATGGTTAGATTGCAAACTTTCTTAGTTATAAAAGTTCTCAGATCCTTTTCCTTGTTATTTCCTCTTTATAAGTTCATCCATGGATCAAACCTCAAATACTAATTATTCTATGCCGATACTCATAGCTGCAATTTGGCATCAAGTTAAGGACAATTACTTGCCTATTGGTCTTTCtgtctctctcacacacacattcAGGCCTGATATTTCGCTTACACAGAGTCTAGTCTTGCACAAATGCAATTTTAATGCTACTGTTCTGTTATGTCCTTGCTCTTGCTTGCCTCCTTGCAACCCCTCCACAACAACCAAATAAAAAACCAAGACCACAAAATAGGGAATAACATAACAATAGCAACTGTGATAATTTGTTCGCCCTTTACAGCTTATTCAGATGGCAGCATTTGTTTGGACATTCTACAAAATCAGTTTAGTCTCGCACAAATGCAATTTGATGCTACTGTTCTGTTATGGCCTTGCTCTTGCTTGCTGCCTCCCCCACCCaaccacaaaataaaaaataatataacaaTAACAGTTGTGATAACTTGTCTGCCCTTCACAGTTTATGCAGATGGCAGCATTTGTTTGGACATTCTACAAAATCAGTGGAGCCCTATTTACGATGTAGCTGCTATTTTGACCTCTATCCAGGTACTTtattcattcctttttttttctaagaacaTGCTTGGTAGCGGATAACTatactagaaaaaataaattgttagaagTATATCATATTGCCTTCTTCAGAGCTCTTACTGATGCCATTAATTCCCATTCACCTAATGACGCATTACTGTCACCTCTATGTTATTCTCCTCTAAGTCCAATTGCCGAATTTCTTTATATACGCCATCCTCTCAAGTCTGCTTCATTAGTTGGAGGACTCATAGGTCATGTTGGACCTTCTTGGGGCATGGAATGTCGTCAAACTTCCGTACTTTTATTGATTGAGCACAATTTGATCAAGCACTTGTGCTGACTGCTGAGTGCCAGAGGAGATGAGAGGCTAAATGAAGTGCATGGTTTAGTGAGTGAAAGTTCAGTTTTGCATTATTCAGATATTCAAAGCTTGGTGCACTACTAACAGTGATTGCCACTGATTGACCTTGACAGCaagatcctctctctctctctctctctctctctctctctctctctaacatcaACTTCGCATGGGGCCCACCAACGGTGGTCCTGGACTAGTTTCCAACAAATTAAGAAGTTTAGTTTGTTTTCCCCCCTTCAAATCTGTGCTTATTTTACAATAATCATCGCATATTCAGTCCTATCCGATGCATGCCAAGCATTGAATAGGATCAGGTGTCTGTCTTAACCAGTTATATGATTCATTGTTCTTTGAGTGAAAGATGAGGCATGAGATTCCAGTTACTGACGTTGATCTAACTCATCCAATCCTAATTATGTGGGCAACCAATTGCAACTCTAATGTCAAACATAGGGAGTGCATCTGATTCGAATCATCTGTCCTAGAGTATGACGAAGTACATAAATCACATCTTATTGCGAAAGCTTGCCTTCTACTGGAGTTTATGTAATCCCAAGGGACAAATACTGTGTTTGCGGAACCACTTAATGTTGTAATTAGATCTATAACATTTCACTCTCTTCCTGTTTGATTATACTTGTGGATAAGTGATATCTGTATCAAATCAGTGATGCCATTACGGTTACCAACAGTGTCCTTTATCTTGTTGATTAGATCGAGAGGTCTTCTTTGagactttccttttttgtgaaTTTGGCATGTTCCTGACATTAGCTTCTTTCTCTCTGTCATGCATAATTTGTTTTCCGGAGCATTCACATTGtgtctatttttgtttttatgattGCAGTCATTGCTGTGTGACCCAAACCCGAACTCTCCTGCAAACTCAGAAGCTGCCAGATTGTTTAGTGAGAACAAACGTGAATACAATAGGAGAGTTCGTGAGGTAGTTGAGCAAAGCTGGACTGCTGACTAAAAGGATGCCTTGTTGGATGCTCAAATGCTTGAGAAAATAGTCCACTTGCCTGTTTAAATAACATTGAGAAACCTGAGAACCATTGCAATGTGAGCTTCTTATTGAGTGAATGTTTGACTGGCTTGAGAGCGGTGTGAATGTGTAATATCTCCTCTCTACAATCTCTTTTTCCCTGTGCTGATGAGCAAAGCATCCTCCAGTGCACATGTAGCTTTGGACCGGAGCAAAATTGACCACCGGTTTTGGTCAGGATGCTTCAGAAACCACAACAAGCTAAAATGACTAGTCGGTTGAAACAATTTAGCTCAGCATGTACTACTGTCTATTCGATAAGTTATGATGTTCCAAGGACTGAGCTTTTCAGACCGACGACGAATTGCTCGTTGCTGGCTGGTGCCGTGTTAGGAAGACCAAGGTTCTGAACTGTATGGAGGTCTGCCTGCTGTCTGCAACGTTAGAGATGGAACTTAGCATTTTGAATTTAATAAAGTGTTGTTTCATTTTTAAATGAACTAGCTGGATTTTTCTGCAGAGAGCTTCTTGCGGTGCGTAGAATTACTATTTGGGTTCTTTTTCGCCTAAACCATTGAATTGGTGTATGCACCTGGAAGACCAAAGCTATTTCGACAAAGGCTGTCATGTTTGGGTGGTAGAATTAGCATTAATTCTCTAGGGAAGAAACAAACCTGCCAGTGCTAAACATCGCCAGAAGATCGTCCTTGCCTCACGTCATTAGTTGATCTGAGACTCCAAGAGGCTAATCGATGCCACGTGCAAGAGTCGTCCCAAGCATTATAGGGTAGAGAGGATTTGTGAAAACATGCCTAGTTTAAAGGAGTGCCATACAACGCAAACAAGACCAAAAGGCCGGGGGGGGGGATTTAAGAgacattgaaatttcatgcGAGGACATGGTTTGAACAACTGTGTTCGAATTAAATTTACACAGCATGCGACCACACAAAATCTTAATTTCTTCAAAACAGGCGGCAATATCTTCAGTTCACGGCAGGAGCAGAAACTAGAGGAAGAAATTCAAGTTCTACACCAAACTTCATTTCTGCAGGGTTAACTTTGGAGTCTTCAAGTGGATAAGCTCGCGACTAAACTCAATCGGTCATTTCTTGCGATGCTGAAACAAACCAAACACACAGCACATAAAACCAAAGACAACGCTCCGGTGATCAGTGTCAGATGTCACCCGGAGTTCCCCCAAACACTTCAGTAGGGTTGTGTCGGAGACAACCCTTCATTCTGTAGAAGGATCATGTGCCCCCAATGAAGTGTTCAGGGGAACTCCAGGGAACAGCTGACTCTTTTTcgctcttcttctccttgtttCTTGTGTTTTTGCCTGGGTGTTGAGGGTGCACTAAGTAAGAGCTGCTATTTATAAGGATAACTTATTACTGGTGATTCTATAGCAACAGAAGGTTGGGTTCGTGGAGGAACCTGGAAAAGAGGAGAAATTCATCGGTTCTCTCGGTTGGCCGAAATGAACCTGGTCAGATTTGCTGGGTAGATGGATGAGGGAGGGAGGAATCACATCAAGTTGAATGTCCACAAGTTTTGTTGCTTACCCCTTTTTGGATGTGAAATTATTGTGTTCAGATTTCTGGCATTTGACATGCTGTGATTGCTTTTCGATGCTCGTGAATAAAGGACGGTTCGCTCCAATAATGTAACGGTCAATATGAGTGACTCAAATCCGCTTGTTTTGTGAATGACCTAAGAAACATGCCTGACGGGGTAACTGCATGCTTTCCATCAAAAGCAATGTTGGAGTTTTAAGTAATCTAATAACTTACACTTGTTTCAGATGGTATGGTGATTTAACTGTCTGCAACTTCGTGCTTTAAGCGAGACGGCAATTACTCTAAAAGTCGATCACGATCCGAGTTGTGTTCTGATTTAGCAATTTTAGTAGACAAGAATTCCTGTGGTTCAAGGAATAATATGCTTTTCAGATAAGATTTGAACTTTTATGTGGCAAAGGCAAATCTCatggaaaaaccaaaaatatgcAGGTGAAGATTCTGTCTATGCAAGGAATGATATGCCTTTCTGGTACTGGACCAGCTGATGTGATCATATCCATGCAATTAACAGAAATGAATCCGGTCGTCTTCACGTATCAGATGAGCCGCGAGAATATTATCTGATGGCATGCTGCCACAAGCCCTTTTTTCTCCATACTGGCCTTGTCCTGCCTGCCTCAACCACTTCAGTTTTCACCCTTACCCTTGAGAGGGCTCTTTCATGATTCATTAGGTAATTGGAACTAAATGGGGAAGTTGAAAGTGAAAAAATCAGTAGAATTGCGAATCCGCTGATACAAATTGTGCGACATCTCATAGGAAAGGATGTCTCGAGCAACGTAGAATTACAGATTACGGATACTAGTTGTCTCGGATATCGCAGTCGCGGATGTCTCAAGCACTTCGAAGGATTTCTGAGCTTGAATCACTAGAGATTTTCAGTTAAACGACTGATACACATCTGAACATCCAGATCATACGTTTATGTAGCATGTCCAGCTCACAGAACCCTCTCCTTCCAGGAATTTGGTGCCACGTGAAATGGAACTTCAGTCACACACACCCCTTTTAATCATGcaatgaaaaactggattttgAGGGCCGAGAAAGTGCATGCTCGGTGACATATGAAGCAGGCCGAGAAATGGGCAGAATTCTTGCCGAGCCACAAGTTAATCACTACACCGTCAGAAGACTAGGAAAAAGCGATTTGAAGCCgataaaggaggaaaaaggaaaaagaatcgcATACCGCAATTATTCATATTGATGCATTCCAGGGACTCCCATGTTGCGCGGAGGCACGTCTAGGTACATGGCCAGAGCCTTATCCTGACACGCGATGCTCCTTCCTCAAGTGGAGCAGTTCTCCTCTATATATAGAGCACTGCATTGTTTCTTTTGCTCATCAAACTCAAAGGCAGATAAGAGGAACAGTGTGAATCGGGTGTCCCCTAGAGTTCCCCTGAACACTTCAATGGGAGTTTCTTTTGGAAGCACTTCCCAATGAAGTGTTTGGGGGAACTCCTGGTGTTGCCCGATGTTGTGGCCGGAGTCGAATACAACACAAGAAGCTCTTTCTAGGGAGTAGTCTGCAACTGTACACTTATGTCACTGCTGCATCAGACTTAGCATCCTTCGATGTTCGGCGGCTTTC
The genomic region above belongs to Rhodamnia argentea isolate NSW1041297 chromosome 6, ASM2092103v1, whole genome shotgun sequence and contains:
- the LOC115726564 gene encoding ubiquitin-conjugating enzyme E2 2 yields the protein MSTPARKRLMRDFKRLQQDPPAGVSGAPHENNIMLWNAVIFGPDDTPWDGGTFKLTLQFSEEYPNKPPTVRFVSRMFHPNIYADGSICLDILQNQWSPIYDVAAILTSIQSLLCDPNPNSPANSEAARLFSENKREYNRRVREVVEQSWTAD